A single window of Balaenoptera acutorostrata chromosome X, mBalAcu1.1, whole genome shotgun sequence DNA harbors:
- the MED12 gene encoding mediator of RNA polymerase II transcription subunit 12 isoform X17: MAAFGILSYEHRPLKRPRLGPPDVYPQDPKQKEDELTALNVKQGFNNQPAVSGDEHGSAKNVNFNPAKISSNFSSIIAEKLRCNTLPDTGRRKPQVNQKDNFWLVTARSQSAINTWFTDLAGTKPLTQLAKKVPIFSKKEEVFGYLAKYTVPVMRAAWLIKMTCAYYAAITETKVKKRHVIDPFMEWTQIITKYLWEQLQKMAEYYRPGPSGSGGCGSTIGPLPHDVEVAIRQWDYNEKLAMFMFQDGMLDRHEFLTWVLECFEKIRPGEDELLKLLLPLLLRYSGEFVQSAYLSRRLAYFCTRRLALQLDGVSSHSSHVMSAQSTSTLPTTPAPQPPTSSTPSTPFSDLLMCPQHRPLVFGLSCILQTILLCCPSALVWHYSLTDSRIKTGSPLDHLPIAPSNLPMPEGNSAFTQQVRAKLREIEQQIKERGQAVEVRWSFDKCQEATAGFTIGRVLHTLEVLDSHSFERSDFSNSLDSLCNRIFGLGPSKDGHEISSDDDAVVSLLCEWAVSCKRSGRHRAMVVAKLLEKRQAEIEAERCGESEAADEKGSIASGSLSAPSAPIFQDVLLQFLDTQAPMLTDPRSESERVEFFNLVLLFCELIRHDVFSHNMYTCTLISRGDLAFGAPGPRPPSPFDDPADDPERKEAEGSSSSKLEDPGLSESMDIDPSSSVLFEDMEKPDFSLFSPTMPCEGKGSPSPEKPDVEKEVKPPPKEKLEGTLGVLYDQPRHVQYATHFPIPQEESCSHECNQRLVVLFGVGKQRDDARHAIKKITKDILKVLNRKGTAETDQLAPIVPLNPGDLTFLGGEDGQKRRRNRPEAFPTAEDIFAKFQHLSHYDQHQVTAQVSRNVLEQITSFALGMSYHLPLVQHVQFIFDLMEYSLSISGLIDFAIQLLNELSVVEAELLLKSSDLVGSYTTSLCLCIVAVLRHYHACLILNQDQMAQVFEGLCGVVKHGMNRSDGSSAERCILAYLYDLYTSCSHLKSKFGELFSDFCSKVKNTIYCNVEPSESNMRWAPEFMIDTLENPAAHTFTYTGLACSEQDSEPGARLTCRILLHLFKTPQLNPCQSDGTVSPDKPTVGIRSSCDRHLLAASQNRIVDGAVFAVLKAVFVLGDAELKGSGFTVTGGTEELPEEEGGGGSGGRRQGGRNISVETASLDVYAKYVLRSICQQEWVGERCLKSLCEDSNDLQDPVLSSAQAQRLMQLICYPHRLLDNEDGENPQRQRIKRILQNLDQWTMRQSSLELQLMIKQTPNNEMNSLLENIAKATIEVFQQSAETGSSSGNTASNMPSSSKTKPVLSSLERSGVWLVAPLIAKLPTSVQGHVLKAAGEELEKGQHLGSSSRKERDRQKQKSMSLLSQQPFLSLVLTCLKGQDEQREGLLTSLYSQVHQIVNNWRDDQYLDDCKPKQLMHEALKLRLNLVGGMFDTVQRSTQQTTEWAVLLLEIIISGTVDMQSNNELFTTVLDMLSVLINGTLAADMSSISQGSMEENKRAYMNLVKKLRKELGERQSDSLEKVRQLLPLPKQTRDVITCEPQGSLIDTKGNKIAGFDSIFKKEGLQVSTKQKISPWDLFEGLKPSAPLSWGWFGTVRVDRRVARGEEQQRLLLYHTHLRPRPRAYYLEPLPLPPEDEEPPAPALLEPEKKAPEPPKTDKPGAAPPSTEERKKKSTKGKKRSQPAAKTEPSPLPPVPFTQDYGMGPGRSGPYGVTVPPDLLHHTNPGSISHLSYRQGSIGLYTQNQPLPAGGPRVDPYRPVRLPMQKLPTRPPYPGVLPTTMTGVMGLEPSSYKTPVYRQQQPAVPQGQRLRQQLQAKIQSQGMLGQSSVHQMTPSSSYGLQTSQGYTPYVSHVGLQQHTGPAGTMVPPSYSSQPYQSTHSSTNPTLVDATRHLQQRPSGYVHQQAPTYGHGLTSTQRFSHQTLQQTPMIGTMTPLGAQGVQAGVRSASILPEQQQQQQQQQQQQQQQQQQQQQQQQQQQYHIRQQQQQQILRQQQQQQQQQQQQQQQQQQQQQQQQQQQQAHQQQQQQAAPPQPQPQSQPQFQRQGLQQTQQQQQTAALVRQLQQQLSNTQPQPSTNIFGRY, translated from the exons GTCAACTTCAATCCTGCCAAG ATCAGTTCCAACTTCAGCAGCATTATTGCAGAGAAGTTACGTTGTAACACCCTCCCTGACACCGGTAGAAGGAAGCCCCAGGTGAACCAGAAGGACAACTTCTGGCTGGTGACTGCACGATCCCAGAGTGCCATTAACACCTGGTTCACCGATCTGGCTGGCACCAAGCCACTCACACAACTAGCCAAAAAG GTCCCCATTTTCAGTAAGAAGGAAGAAGTGTTTGGGTACTTGGCCAAGTACACAGTGCCTGTGATGCGGGCTGCCTGGCTCATTAAGATGACCTGTGCCTACTATGCAGCGATCACAGAGACCAAGGTTAAGAAGAGACATGTCATTGACCCTTTCATGG AATGGACTCAGATCATCACCAAGTACTTATGGGAGCAGCTGCAAAAGATGGCTGAATACTACCGGCCAGGGCCTTCCGGAAGCGGGGGCTGTGGTTCTACTATAGGGCCCTTGCCCCATGATGTAGAGGTGGCAATCCGGCAGTGGGACTACAATGAGAAGCTGGCCATGTTCATGTTTCAG GACGGAATGCTGGACAGACATGAGTTCCTGACCTGGGTACTTGAGTGTTTTGAGAAAATCCGCCCTGGAGAGGATGAATTGCTTAAACTGCTGCTGCCCCTGCTGCTTCGA TACTCTGGGGAATTCGTTCAGTCTGCATACCTCTCCCGCCGCCTTGCCTACTTCTGTACACGGAGACTGGCCCTGCAGCTGGATGGCGTGAGCAGTCACTCATCTCATGTGATGTCTGCTCAGTCAACAAGCACACTGCCCACGACCCCTGCTCCTCAGCCCCCAACTAGCAGCACACCCTCTACACCCTTTAGTGACCTGCTTATGTGCCCTCAGCACCGGCCCCTAGTTTTTGGCCTCAGCTGTATCCTTCAG ACCATCCTCCTGTGTTGTCCTAGTGCCCTGGTTTGGCACTACTCGCTGACTGATAGCCGAATCAAGACTGGCTCACCACTTGACCACCTGCCTATTGCCCCCTCCAACCTGCCCATGCCAGAGGGCAACAGTGCCTTCACTCAGCAG GTCCGTGCAAAGTTGCGGGAGATTGAGCAGCAGATCAAGGAGCGAGGACAGGCCGTTGAGGTTCGCTGGTCTTTTGATAAGTGCCAAGAAGCTACTGCAG GCTTCACCATTGGACGGGTGCTCCATACTTTGGAAGTGCTGGACAGCCATAGTTTTGAGCGCTCTGACTTCAGCAACTCTCTTGATTCCCTCTGTAATCGAATCTTTGGATTGGGGCCTAGCAAGGATGGGCACGAG ATCTCCTCAGATGATGATGCTGTGGTATCATTACTGTGTGAATGGGCTGTCAGCTGCAAGCGCTCTGGTCGTCATCGTGCGATGGTGGTAGCCAAGCTACTGGAGAAGAGACAGGCAGAGATTGAGGCTGAG CGTTGTGGAGAATCGGAAGCCGCAGATGAGAAGGGTTCCATAGCCTCTGGCTCCCTTTCTGCTCCTAGTGCTCCCATTTTCCAGGATGTCCTCCTGCAATTTCTGGATACACAGGCTCCCATGCTGA CGGACCCCCGAAGTGAGAGCGAGCGAGTGGAGTTCTTTAACTTGGTACTGCTGTTCTGTGAACTGATTCGACATGATGTTTTCTCCCACAACATGTACACTTGCACCCTCATCTCCCGAGGGGACCTTGCCTTCGGAGCCCCTGGTCCCCGGCCTCCCTCTCCCTTTGATGACCCTGCCGATGACCCCGAGCGCAAGGAGGCtgagggcagcagcagcagcaagctGGAG GATCCAGGGCTCTCGGAGTCTATGGACATCGACCCTAGCTCCAGTGTGCTCTTTGAGGACATGGAGAAGCCTGATTTCTCA TTGTTCTCCCCCACTATGCCCTGTGAGGGGAAGGGCAGTCCATCCCCTGAGAAACCAGATGTTGAGAAGGAGGTGAAGCCCCCACCCAAGGAGAAGCTAGAAGGGACCCTTGGGGTTCTTTATGACCAGCCGCGGCATGTGCAGTATGCCACGCACTTTCCCATCCCCCAG GAGGAGTCATGCAGCCATGAGTGCAACCAGCGGTTGGTCGTACTGTTTGGGGTGGGAAAGCAGCGAGATGATGCCCGCCATGCCATCAAGAAAATTACCAAGGATATCCTGAAGGTTCTGAACCGCAAAGGGACAGCGGAAACTG ACCAGCTTGCTCCTATTGTGCCTCTGAATCCTGGAGACCTGACATTCTTAG GTGGGGAGGACGGGCAGAAGCGGCGGCGCAACCGGCCTGAAGCCTTCCCCACTGCCGAGGATATCTTTGCTAAGTTCCAGCACCTTTCGCATTATGACCAACACCAGGTCACGGCTCAG GTCTCCCGGAATGTTCTGGAGCAGATTACGAGCTTTGCCCTTGGTATGTCGTACCACTTGCCTCTGGTGCAGCATGTGCAGTTCATCTTCGACCTCATGGAATATTCACTCAGCATCAGTGGCCTCATCGACTTTGCCATTCAG CTACTGAATGAACTGAGTGTAGTTGAGGCCGAGTTGCTTCTCAAATCCTCAGATCTGGTGGGCAGTTACACCACCAGCCTGTGCCTGTGCATCGTGGCTGTCCTGCGGCACTATCACGCCTGCCTCATCCTcaaccaggaccagatggcacaGGTCTTTGAGGG GCTGTGTGGCGTAGTCAAGCACGGGATGAACCGGTCCGATGGCTCCTCCGCAGAGCGCTGTATCCTTGCTTATCTCTATGATCTGTACACCTCCTGTAGCCATTTAAAGAGCAAATTTGGGGAGCTCTTCAG CGACTTCTGCTCCAAGGTGAAGAACACCATCTACTGCAACGTGGAGCCGTCAGAATCCAACATGCGCTGGGCACCCGAGTTCATGATTGACACTCTGGAGAACCCTGCCGCTCACACCTTCACCTACACAGGGCTAG CTTGCAGTGAGCAGGACTCTGAGCCGGGGGCCCGGCTTACCTGCCGCATCCTCCTCCACCTTTTCAAGACACCTCAACTCAATCCTTGCCAGTCGGACGGAA CTGTCTCCCCAGACAAGCCTACGGTAGGAATCCGCTCCTCCTGTGACCGCCACCTGCTGGCTGCCTCCCAGAACCGCATTGTGGATGGAGCTGTGTTTGCTGTTCTCAAGGCTGTGTTTGTACTTG GGGATGCGGAACTGAAGGGTTCAGGCTTCACTGTGACAGGAGGAACAGAAGAACttccagaggaggagggaggaggtggcagtGGCGGTCGGAGGCAGGGTGGCCGCAACATCTCTGTGGAGACAGCCAGTCTGGATGTCTATGCCAAGTACGTGCTACGCAGCATCTGCCAGCAG GAATGGGTAGGAGAACGTTGCCTTAAATCGCTGTGTGAGGACAGCAATGATTTGCAAGACCCAGTGTTGAGTAGCGCCCAGGCCCAGCGCCTCATGCAGCTCATCTGCTACCCACATCGGCTGCTGGACAATGAGGATGGGGAAAACCCCCAGCGGCAACGCATTAAGCGTATTCTCCAG AACTTGGACCAGTGGACCATGCGCCAGTCTTCCTTGGAGCTGCAGCTCATGATCAAGCAGACCCCTAACAAT GAGATGAACTCCCTCTTAGAGAACATCGCCAAGGCCACAATCGAGGTTTTCCAACAGTCTGCAGAGACAGGGTCATCTTCTGGAAACACTGCAAGCAACATGCCCAGCAGCAGCAAGACCAAGCCCGTGCTCAG CTCCCTAGAGCGCTCTGGTGTGTGGCTGGTGGCTCCTCTCATTGCCAAACTGCCCACCTCAGTCCAGGGGCATGTGTTAAAGGCTGCTGGGGAAGAATTGGAGAAGGGCCAGCACCTGGGTTCCTCTTCACGCAAAGAACGTGATCGACAAAAGCAGAAGAG CATGTCCCTGTTGAGCCAGCAGCCCTTCTTATCCCTGGTGCTGACGTGTCTGAAGGGTCAGGACGAGCAGCGCGAGGGACTCCTTACCTCCCTCTACAGCCAGGTCCACCAG ATTGTGAATAATTGGAGAGATGACCAGTACTTAGACGATTGCAAGCCAAAGCAGCTAATGCATGAGGCGCTCAAACTGCGGCTCAACCTG GTGGGGGGCATGTTTGACACGGTGCAGCGCAGCACCCAGCAGACCACAGAGTGGGCTGTGCTCCTCCTGGAGATCATCATCAGCGGCACTGTCGACATGCAGTCCAACAA TGAGCTCTTCACCACCGTCTTGGACATGCTGAGCGTGCTCATCAATGGCACCCTAGCTGCGGACATGTCCAGCATCTCCCAGGGCAGCATGGAGGAAAACAAGCGTGCCTACATGAACCTGGTGAAGAAGCTGCGG AAGGAGTTGGGGGAGCGCCAGTCAGACAGTCTGGAAAAAGTTCGCCAGCTGCTGCCACTGCCCAAGCAGACCCGAGATGTCATCACGTGTGAGCCGCAGGGCTCCCTTATCGACACCAAAGGCAACAAGATTGCCGGCTTTGACTCCATCTTCAAGAAGGAG GGTCTACAGGTTTCCACCAAACAAAAGATCTCCCCCTGGGATCTTTTTGAAGGCTTGAAGCCATCAGCGCCACTGTCTTGGGGCTGGTTTGGAACAGTCCGGGTGGACCGGCGCGTGGCCCGCGGAGAGGAGCAGCAGCGGCTGCTGCTGTACCACACGCACCTGAGGCCCCGGCCCCGCGCCTATTACCTGgagccgctgccgctgccgccggAAGATgaggagcccccagcccccgccctgcTGGAGCCTGAGAAAAAGGCTCCAGAGCCCCCCAAAACTGACAAACCTGGGGCCGCTCCCCCCAGCACCGAGGAACGCAAGAAGAAGTCCACCAAGGGCAAGAAACGCAGCCAGCCGGCCGCCAAGACAGAG ccctctccccttcctcctgtgcCGTTCACACAGGACTATGGAATGGGCCCAGGCCGGAGTGGCCCCTATGGAGTGACAGTGCCTCCGGACCTCCTGCACCACACCAACCCTGGCTCCATATCCCACCTTAGCTACAGGCAGGGCTCCATAGGCCTCTACACCCAGAACCAGCCGCTGCCGGCAG GTGGCCCCCGTGTGGACCCGTACCGCCCTGTGCGGTTACCGATGCAGAAGCTGCCGACCCGACCACCTTACCCTGGAGTGCTGCCCACCACTATGACTGGCGTCATGGGACTGGAACCCTCCTCCTACAAGACGCCTGTGTACCGACAGCAGCAGCCTGCGGTGCCCCAAGGACAGCGCCTTCGCCAACAGCTCCAGGCAAAGATA CAGAGTCAGGGGATGTTGGGACAGTCATCTGTCCATCAGATGACTCCCAGCTCTTCCTACGGTTTGCAGACCTCCCAG ggCTATACTCCTTACGTTTCTCATGTGGGATTGCAGCAACACACAGGCCCCGCAGGTACCATGGTGCCCCCCAGCTACTCCAGCCAGCCTTATCAGAGCACCCACTCTTCTACCAATCCTACTCTTGTAGATGCTACCCGCCACCTGCAGCAGCGGCCCAGTGGCTATGTGCACCAGCAGGCCCCAACCTACGGACATGGGCTGACCTCCACTCAAAG GTTTTCCCACCAGACACTGCAGCAAACACCCATGATAGGCACAATGACCCCACTGGGCGCCCAGGGTGTCCAGGCCGGCGTCCGGTCGGCTTCCATCCTGcctgagcagcagcagcagcagcagcaacagcagcagcagcagcagcagcagcagcaacagcagcagcagcagcaacagcagcaacagtACCACAtccggcagcagcagcagcagcagatcCTGCGG cagcagcagcagcagcagcaacagcagcagcagcagcagcagcagcaacagcagcagcagcagcagcagcaacagcagcagcaagcacaccagcagcagcagcagcaggcagctcctccccagccccagccccagtcccAGCCCCAG TTCCAGCGCCAGGGGCTTCAGCAGACCCAGCAACAACAGCAGACAGCAGCTTTGGTCCGGCAGCTCCAACAACAGCTCTCCA ATACCCAGCCACAGCCCAGTACCAACATATTTGGACGCTACTGA